A region of Labeo rohita strain BAU-BD-2019 chromosome 2, IGBB_LRoh.1.0, whole genome shotgun sequence DNA encodes the following proteins:
- the chst2a gene encoding carbohydrate sulfotransferase 2a, whose amino-acid sequence MKNKPYPLKFTPPWEKNAGFGRKHKSCTRSHTKIIANPGIVMKVLRRKKIIMFLAYFLLVALTMLNLANYKWTKEPQQCNQPVQGVNFQSRSDIRYLYKAPQVKKRQLVYVLTTWRSGSSFFGELFNQNPDVFFLYEPMWHIWQKLYPGDAVSLQGAARDMLSSLYRCDFSVFQLYNSPGGKNITTLGLFGAAINKVICSYPFCTSYRKDVVGMVDEKICRKCPPQSLQMLEEECLKYNTIVIKGVRILDVNVLAPLMEDPSLNLKVIHLVRDPRAVANSRIKSRHGLIRENLQVVRSRDPKLRRVPFVDPNHKMNKKDGSDYHSIGAMEVICEQMSRTLKTALHPPNWFKGKYMTVRYEDLVENPIKTVRNVYRFVNLSANHDIEIFAMNMTTGPNASTKPFIVSSRNATQAASAWRTVLNYQQIRQVEEYCQHAMSLLGYLRVRTAGEAKDLSRPLLTVPKI is encoded by the coding sequence atgaaaaacaaacccTACCCTCTAAAATTCACACCACCATGGGAGAAGAATGCTGGCTTTGGAAGAAAACACAAGTCTTGCACGAGAAGCCACACCAAAATAATCGCCAACCCTGGAATAGTGATGAAAGTGCTACGGCGGAAGAAGATCATCATGTTTCTGGCCTATTTTCTGCTGGTGGCTTTGACCATGCTGAACCTGGCTAATTACAAATGGACCAAAGAGCCACAGCAGTGCAACCAGCCAGTGCAGGGAGTGAACTTCCAAAGCAGGTCGGACATCCGATACCTTTACAAAGCCCCGCAGGTCAAGAAAAGGCAGCTGGTGTATGTGTTGACCACTTGGAGGTCCGGCTCGTCTTTTTTCGGGGAGCTCTTCAACCAAAACCCAGACGTGTTTTTCTTGTACGAGCCCATGTGGCATATTTGGCAGAAGCTGTACCCTGGGGACGCCGTGTCCCTCCAAGGAGCGGCCAGGGACATGCTGAGCTCTCTTTACAGGTGTGACTTCTCAGTTTTTCAGCTCTACAACAGTCCTGGAGGGAAGAACATAACCACTCTTGGACTGTTTGGGGCCGCCATCAATAAGGTCATCTGCTCCTACCCCTTCTGCACGTCCTACAGGAAGGATGTGGTGGGAATGGTGGACGAAAAGATTTGCAGAAAGTGTCCTCCACAAAGCCTTCAGATGCTGGAGGAAGAGTGTTTAAAATACAACACGATCGTGATCAAAGGAGTTCGCATTTTGGACGTCAACGTCCTGGCCCCTCTAATGGAGGACCCTTCTTTGAATCTGAAAGTGATTCATCTGGTACGAGACCCCAGGGCGGTGGCCAACTCCAGGATTAAATCCCGACACGGGCTCATACGGGAGAATTTGCAAGTCGTGCGCAGCAGAGACCCCAAGCTTCGTCGCGTGCCATTTGTGGACCCCAAccacaaaatgaacaaaaaagacGGCTCAGATTACCACTCCATTGGAGCCATGGAGGTGATCTGCGAACAAATGTCTAGAACTCTGAAAACCGCTCTCCACCCTCCCAACTGGTTCAAAGGCAAATACATGACGGTACGCTACGAGGACCTGGTGGAGAACCCCATTAAAACTGTTCGGAATGTTTACCGCTTCGTTAACCTTTCAGCCAATCACGACATTGAGATCTTTGCTATGAATATGACAACAGGGCCGAACGCCTCCACCAAACCGTTCATCGTCTCCTCCAGGAACGCCACGCAGGCGGCCAGCGCCTGGAGAACTGTGTTGAACTACCAGCAGATCAGACAGGTGGAGGAATACTGTCAGCATGCCATGTCTCTGCTGGGATACCTGCGCGTTCGCACGGCCGGGGAGGCTAAGGATTTGAGCAGGCCATTATTGACAGTGCCCAAAATATAA